Proteins co-encoded in one Hyla sarda isolate aHylSar1 chromosome 4, aHylSar1.hap1, whole genome shotgun sequence genomic window:
- the LOC130367536 gene encoding olfactory receptor 1052-like, producing MTIFLRIQPDDLSFPPLQDIMDVSNQTQVRVFLFSGLTDDNKLIPFLFMLFLVVYTVTLVGNIGMVTLVHGTSSLHSPMYYFLSSLSTVDLCYSSVLTPKMLLDLLSKVKSISFYGCAVQLFFFAGLAVTDALLLSCMSYDRYVAICHPLHYVLIMTWRRCLGLVLLASFIGFFQAMVQTTCVFHLRFCGPNLIDHFYCDIPPLLKLSCSSTLLCDTLDVFFTCFCGVGSLVTVLVSYTLIISSIVRIKSSEGRQKAFSTCSSHLTCVSIFYGTVFFIYLRPPATGFGKWDKVASIFYTVMIPMLNPLIYSLRNKEVKQVILDATQKCS from the coding sequence ATGACAATATTTTTGAGAATCCAACCAGATGACTTATCATTCCCACCATTACAGGACATCATGGACGTCTCCAACCAGACACAGGTGAGGGTATTCCTGTTTTCCGGGCTGACAGACGATAACAAGCTCATCCCGTTCCTCTTCATGCTCTTCTTGGTGGTCTACACAGTGACACTGGTGGGAAATATTGGCATGGTAACCCTTGTGCATGGCACCAGCAGCCTCCACAGCCCCATGTATTACTTCTTGTCTTCTCTCTCCACCGTTGACCTCTGCTACTCCTCAGTGCTGACGCCCAAGATgcttctcgacctcctttccaagGTGAAGTCCATATCGTTCTATGGTTGTGCTGTGCAGCTCTTCTTTTTTGCTGGCCTCGCAGTCACCGACGCTCTCCTGCTCTCGTGTATGTCCTACGACCGGTATGTTGCCATATGTCATCCTCTCCATTACGTCTTGATCATGACCTGGAGGAGATGTCTGGGTCTGGTCCTCCTTGCGTCATTTATCGGCTTCTTCCAGGCAATGGTACAGACCACTTGTGTGTTCCATCTGCGATTCTGTGGGCCGAACCTTATAGACCACTTCTACTGTGACATCCCACCGCTGCTGAAGCTGTCATGCTCTAGCACTCTCCTCTGTGACACCCTGGATGTCTTCTTCACATGTTTTTGTGGGGTTGGCTCCTTGGTGACCGTCTTGGTCTCATACACTCTGATCATCTCCTCCATCGTGAGAATTAAGTCCTCAGAGGGCCGGCAGAAGGCCTTCAGCACATGTTCTTCCCATCTCACATGTGTCTCCATCTTCTATGGGACGGTCTTCTTCATCTACCTACGTCCTCCGGCCACCGGCTTTGGGAAATGGGACAAGGTTGCATCCATCTTCTACACAGTCATGATACCGATGCTGAACCCTCTTATATACAGCTTAAGGAACAAAGAGGTGAAGCAGGTGATTCTGGACGCCACACAGAAGTGTTCCTGA
- the ZNHIT1 gene encoding LOW QUALITY PROTEIN: zinc finger HIT domain-containing protein 1 (The sequence of the model RefSeq protein was modified relative to this genomic sequence to represent the inferred CDS: deleted 1 base in 1 codon): MTGCGKKKKKTRGDHFKLRFRKNFQALLEEQNLSSSEGPNYLTACAPPSSFPQRHFCSVCGFPSNYCCVSCGARYCCVKCLGTHQETRCLKWTV; encoded by the exons atgaccggTTGTG gaaagaaaaagaagaaaacacgAGGAGATCACTTCAAACTGAGATTCCGCAAGAACTTTCAGGCTCTTCTAGAAGAACAG AACCTGAGCTCCAGTGAGGGCCCCAATTACCTGACGGCCTGTGCGCCCCCCTCCAGTTTCCCCCAGCGTCATTTCTGCTCTGTTTGCGGGTTCCCTTCTAACTATTGCTGCGTGTCGTGC GGGGCGCGGTACTGCTGTGTGAAGTGCCTGGGGACGCACCAGGAGACCAG GTGTCTGAAGTGGACAGTGTGA